In the genome of Rhizobium rhizogenes, one region contains:
- a CDS encoding GNAT family N-acetyltransferase has protein sequence MDVRFATASNRDRVVSLLRESHAERGYQYPFQAAYAVKLFEQHLAHSCACVLLLGEPAIGVLMAVAIEHPFGMGRVSSETLWYISQSSRGRGGFKMLDAYEEWARSQRCKYAGIVSLKDNDVSKLYERRGYSAVETHFMKPL, from the coding sequence ATGGATGTTCGTTTCGCCACTGCCAGTAACCGCGATCGGGTGGTTTCCCTTCTGCGGGAGAGCCACGCAGAGCGCGGATATCAATACCCTTTTCAGGCGGCCTACGCAGTGAAGCTCTTTGAGCAACATCTTGCGCACAGTTGCGCATGTGTTTTGCTTCTTGGTGAGCCAGCGATAGGCGTTTTGATGGCGGTTGCCATTGAGCATCCGTTTGGGATGGGGCGCGTGTCCAGCGAAACTCTCTGGTACATCTCTCAATCATCGCGTGGCCGTGGTGGCTTCAAGATGCTTGATGCCTATGAGGAATGGGCAAGAAGTCAGCGGTGCAAATACGCTGGCATTGTGTCTCTGAAAGACAATGACGTCTCGAAGCTCTACGAACGGCGCGGCTATAGTGCTGTTGAAACTCATTTCATGAAGCCGCTTTAG
- a CDS encoding phage tail length tape measure family protein, translating into MDIAQLGIEVQSGGVKSATNDLAKFSNAARVAERATSDLSGSSNKFSSAEITAMAAAMGGVERASTAAGKALAAASLAAQRAGSVGASGVKALGQASGAARAQVQNLSYQMQDIITMLLSGQAPFMLLAQQLPQVTQNGGQLNGVFSAIKQTITGLISPLGLATTAFVLIGSAAVSYFSEWMSKGSESNKIAEEQARLIQTVADRWGDAIPALREYADQLKRAKDLADLKQGLGIINEDTLEGVRAKIAETVVSLADMTSQLNAAGEESTIIKEIENSFTAFSKAADQGAVTLSEVERVQNALAAAINSTGLPAVSSFAAFFEKMGNSALIASQKVNEATKAAMIAQIASYPSQGAYSNVERSSDGPIQNPGFATPEFGPRPESRPLIELEGLPKVKGSGGARQKAYETATASISEQTRALQAQTAAQATLNPLVSDYGYAVAKAKVETDLLLAAEKDKKAITPELTAQISAQAESYAQAVVEQNKLTEATKKAQESMQFAKSTAAGFVNELRNGLRNGESFWEAFGNAAISVLDRITDRLLNEVLDAVFQVSNAGSSSGGGLLSSLFGGLFGGGKSSFPSLPAIGPIPSTRYATGTASARAGLALVGEEGPEVVRFGGGESVIPNHRLGSGVTGQAMQAANQNVTFAPTYQIDARGADAAAVARIQAGLDKTNQNMKATIVDTVRKAQKGNVKLG; encoded by the coding sequence ATGGACATCGCACAACTCGGCATTGAAGTTCAGTCCGGTGGTGTGAAGTCCGCGACGAATGATCTTGCCAAGTTCAGTAATGCCGCTCGCGTGGCCGAGCGCGCTACATCTGACCTTTCCGGTTCCTCAAACAAATTCTCATCTGCCGAGATCACAGCAATGGCCGCCGCGATGGGTGGTGTCGAACGAGCATCGACGGCTGCCGGCAAAGCGCTTGCTGCTGCCTCTCTGGCGGCGCAGCGTGCCGGTTCGGTCGGCGCATCAGGCGTGAAGGCATTGGGCCAGGCATCGGGCGCGGCTCGGGCGCAGGTTCAAAACCTATCCTACCAGATGCAGGACATCATCACGATGCTCCTTTCTGGACAGGCTCCATTTATGCTTTTGGCCCAGCAGCTTCCGCAGGTGACCCAGAACGGCGGCCAGCTTAATGGCGTATTCTCCGCCATCAAGCAGACGATCACCGGCCTGATAAGCCCTCTCGGCTTGGCGACGACCGCTTTTGTCCTCATTGGCAGCGCAGCTGTTTCTTACTTCAGCGAGTGGATGTCCAAGGGATCGGAATCCAACAAGATTGCAGAGGAACAAGCCCGCCTTATCCAGACCGTTGCGGACAGATGGGGTGATGCCATACCGGCCCTGCGCGAATATGCGGATCAGCTCAAGCGAGCGAAAGATTTGGCTGATCTGAAGCAGGGGCTTGGCATCATCAACGAAGACACACTTGAGGGAGTGCGGGCCAAGATTGCCGAAACAGTTGTTTCCCTTGCCGACATGACTTCGCAGCTTAATGCCGCAGGTGAAGAGTCCACCATCATCAAGGAAATTGAAAACTCGTTCACGGCTTTCTCGAAGGCCGCCGATCAAGGCGCAGTCACGCTGTCAGAAGTCGAGCGCGTTCAAAATGCTCTGGCCGCAGCAATAAACAGCACGGGCCTGCCGGCAGTGTCCTCCTTTGCCGCCTTCTTTGAAAAGATGGGGAACTCAGCGCTTATAGCTAGTCAGAAGGTCAACGAAGCCACGAAGGCTGCAATGATCGCTCAGATAGCGTCTTACCCGTCACAGGGCGCGTATTCGAACGTAGAGCGCTCATCCGACGGCCCTATACAGAACCCAGGCTTTGCAACGCCAGAGTTTGGCCCTCGGCCCGAAAGCCGGCCGCTGATCGAGCTTGAAGGGCTTCCAAAGGTCAAAGGCTCCGGCGGCGCGAGGCAGAAGGCTTACGAGACAGCTACAGCTTCGATCAGCGAGCAGACGCGAGCGCTACAGGCACAGACGGCCGCGCAGGCCACGTTAAACCCGCTGGTGAGCGATTACGGCTATGCCGTCGCAAAGGCGAAGGTGGAAACGGATCTGCTGCTTGCGGCCGAGAAGGACAAGAAGGCGATAACGCCAGAGCTAACTGCCCAGATCAGCGCACAAGCCGAAAGCTACGCACAGGCTGTTGTCGAGCAAAACAAGCTCACGGAGGCGACGAAGAAGGCTCAGGAAAGTATGCAGTTCGCAAAATCAACAGCGGCTGGCTTCGTGAACGAGCTTCGCAATGGGCTAAGAAACGGAGAGAGCTTCTGGGAAGCTTTCGGTAATGCAGCTATCTCTGTCTTGGATAGGATCACCGATCGCCTTTTAAACGAGGTTTTGGACGCTGTTTTCCAAGTCTCCAATGCAGGCTCCTCCTCTGGCGGCGGGCTGCTTTCAAGCCTCTTTGGTGGGTTGTTCGGCGGCGGCAAGAGCTCGTTCCCGTCTCTGCCCGCTATCGGGCCTATCCCGAGCACTCGCTATGCTACGGGCACGGCGTCAGCGCGGGCTGGACTTGCACTCGTGGGTGAAGAAGGACCTGAGGTCGTCCGCTTCGGCGGTGGGGAATCGGTGATTCCTAACCATCGTCTTGGAAGCGGAGTAACTGGACAGGCTATGCAGGCCGCAAATCAGAATGTCACCTTCGCGCCAACGTACCAGATCGACGCCAGAGGCGCTGATGCTGCCGCTGTGGCGCGTATTCAGGCGGGTCTTGATAAGACCAACCAGAATATGAAGGCGACGATTGTCGACACTGTACGCAAGGCCCAGAAGGGCAACGTGAAGCTCGGTTGA
- a CDS encoding type II toxin-antitoxin system RelE/ParE family toxin: MKQIAYSKSALKVLRRLPSNEAKRITSKIEQYASDPKSLANNIKALVGSPYIRLRVADWRIIMDDQGNVLEVLKIGPRGSVYE; this comes from the coding sequence ATGAAACAGATCGCTTACAGCAAATCCGCTCTCAAGGTTCTCCGCCGCCTCCCATCGAACGAGGCCAAGCGCATCACCTCGAAAATCGAACAATATGCCAGCGATCCGAAATCACTTGCCAACAACATCAAGGCACTGGTTGGCTCACCTTACATTCGCCTTCGCGTTGCCGACTGGCGCATCATCATGGACGATCAGGGCAATGTGCTCGAAGTCCTCAAGATCGGGCCACGCGGCAGCGTCTACGAGTAG
- a CDS encoding helix-turn-helix transcriptional regulator has protein sequence MQTITTPSGETLVVLPLSEYESLIDKADIASAEKVRADIASGRDELVPAAVVNRLLAGENPVKVWREHRGMSAKDLAAKAAISAPYVSEIESGKKDGSLSVMRKIADALDVDLDDLA, from the coding sequence ATGCAGACCATAACCACCCCGAGCGGGGAAACGCTTGTCGTCCTTCCCCTGTCCGAATATGAAAGCCTTATCGACAAGGCAGATATCGCATCCGCCGAAAAGGTCAGGGCCGATATCGCTTCCGGCCGTGACGAACTTGTTCCTGCCGCTGTCGTCAATCGACTTCTTGCCGGTGAGAACCCCGTAAAGGTTTGGCGTGAGCATCGCGGCATGTCTGCGAAAGACCTTGCCGCCAAAGCTGCAATCAGTGCACCCTACGTGTCCGAGATAGAAAGCGGCAAGAAGGACGGCAGCCTTTCCGTCATGCGGAAGATTGCCGACGCTCTCGACGTTGATCTTGATGACTTGGCATAA
- a CDS encoding phage tail terminator-like protein has protein sequence MATGTDATILAALIEHLKTLSFSPALQIAMPGVDFPAANQTKPDNYLAAFFMPNQTTNSEVGAGQEQHRGVFQVSVFWKKGAGHIKPLEAADKIIAHFAKGTTIYASGLKIIIDRKPYAASPLQETDRVQVPVTVRYHAFA, from the coding sequence ATGGCGACGGGAACGGACGCAACAATCCTTGCTGCGCTGATCGAGCATCTTAAAACGCTCTCTTTCTCGCCCGCACTCCAGATCGCAATGCCTGGTGTCGATTTCCCGGCCGCCAACCAGACGAAGCCCGACAATTACCTTGCTGCGTTCTTCATGCCAAACCAGACCACCAACAGTGAGGTTGGGGCAGGGCAGGAACAGCACCGCGGCGTGTTTCAAGTCTCTGTGTTCTGGAAGAAGGGCGCCGGCCACATCAAGCCTCTCGAAGCCGCAGACAAGATCATCGCCCACTTCGCCAAGGGCACCACGATTTACGCCAGCGGGCTCAAGATCATCATCGATCGCAAGCCTTACGCTGCCTCACCACTCCAAGAAACCGACCGTGTGCAGGTGCCTGTGACGGTCCGATACCACGCCTTCGCATAG
- a CDS encoding head morphogenesis protein has translation MTFDELFDRYAPPLAAAFREAIDAIKSSIVLARVVERLERGDVNGALEALQIDREAFSALELAIGDAFNAGGVNFTQSLPSLMDPQGMRVIWRFGVRDLESERLLREISSTAVTHITEDQREGLRYAFEQGLARGQNPTRTALDVAGRVNRVTGRREGGLIGLTKPQIEFIYGENGARVKLLSGDPALMRDYLKLKTRDKRFDRTVTMAIRDRKPVPVDVVDKIIRRLADKNLLYRSEVIALEETRTALMTSRSEAMRQQIASGKIAAQDVTKKWKHSGSEHPRLQHIIMSGQTVAFDQPFVAPDGTLIPYPHAPSVPARHKIGCKCRVEYDVDYIAAGLRKYRARVGA, from the coding sequence ATGACGTTTGACGAACTGTTCGACCGGTACGCGCCACCGCTTGCGGCTGCATTCCGAGAGGCTATAGACGCCATCAAGTCGAGCATCGTGCTTGCACGGGTCGTGGAACGGCTGGAGCGCGGCGATGTGAATGGCGCGCTGGAAGCCTTGCAGATCGACCGAGAGGCGTTCAGCGCCCTTGAGTTGGCGATTGGTGACGCATTCAATGCCGGCGGCGTCAACTTTACGCAAAGCCTGCCATCGCTGATGGACCCGCAGGGCATGCGAGTTATCTGGCGCTTCGGTGTCCGTGATCTGGAGAGTGAAAGACTGTTGCGTGAGATTTCGTCCACGGCGGTTACGCATATCACAGAAGACCAGCGCGAAGGACTGCGCTACGCATTCGAACAGGGGCTTGCCAGAGGGCAGAACCCGACACGGACGGCTCTTGATGTGGCTGGGCGTGTAAATCGCGTTACAGGGCGTCGTGAAGGCGGGCTGATAGGCCTTACCAAGCCGCAGATAGAATTCATCTACGGCGAGAACGGGGCGAGAGTTAAGCTGCTGTCGGGCGATCCGGCCTTGATGCGCGATTACCTGAAGCTCAAGACGCGTGATAAGCGATTTGACCGAACTGTGACCATGGCCATCCGAGATCGTAAGCCGGTCCCAGTTGATGTGGTCGACAAGATCATCAGACGGTTGGCTGACAAGAACCTTCTGTATCGCAGCGAGGTTATCGCCCTTGAAGAGACCCGCACGGCGTTGATGACCTCGCGGTCAGAGGCCATGAGGCAGCAGATCGCTTCTGGCAAGATTGCAGCGCAGGACGTGACGAAGAAATGGAAGCATTCGGGGTCTGAACACCCTCGTTTGCAGCACATCATTATGTCCGGTCAGACGGTGGCATTTGACCAGCCGTTCGTAGCCCCTGATGGCACGCTGATCCCATATCCACACGCGCCAAGCGTTCCAGCTCGCCACAAGATCGGCTGCAAGTGCCGTGTTGAGTACGACGTGGATTACATCGCAGCCGGGCTGCGCAAATACCGTGCGAGGGTTGGTGCCTGA
- a CDS encoding DnaT-like ssDNA-binding protein, with protein MEGYGTNEGFTAYAEAAGYVFPDGTTEPQKTAARQRGSLFIDRYESRFSGSRTGGYAQERAWPRTGASTYYGEPVPSDIVPVAIENASYEAAYLELTNPGSLSPVVTGSSTVKREKVGSLEIEYATSSSTDIADIVAMATPVVTAIEGMLWMFMCPAIPGVLVV; from the coding sequence ATGGAAGGCTACGGCACCAACGAGGGTTTCACGGCTTATGCTGAAGCCGCTGGGTATGTCTTCCCCGATGGAACGACTGAGCCGCAGAAGACAGCAGCCCGTCAGCGAGGTTCGCTGTTCATTGATCGCTACGAATCCCGTTTCAGTGGTTCTCGCACCGGCGGATACGCTCAGGAGCGTGCTTGGCCACGTACAGGGGCATCAACCTACTACGGAGAGCCTGTCCCCTCTGACATCGTTCCTGTGGCGATAGAGAACGCATCATATGAGGCGGCCTATCTCGAATTGACCAACCCCGGCAGCTTGTCTCCTGTGGTGACAGGATCGTCTACGGTGAAGCGTGAGAAGGTGGGAAGCCTCGAAATCGAATACGCTACCTCATCGTCAACAGACATCGCAGACATAGTTGCCATGGCAACGCCAGTTGTAACGGCAATCGAGGGCATGCTTTGGATGTTTATGTGTCCAGCTATCCCCGGTGTTTTGGTGGTCTGA
- a CDS encoding DUF2184 domain-containing protein, producing the protein MNMIVNDAQALAFVTGQAYRINQTVYETRFPDWDFSRLIYVDTTGPAWSPGILTYTSDLTGAAKFQSGYAKDIPLADVSQDMQTKNFHLAAIGYQYNIEEINTAIQIGASLPNRRARAARLAYTKFMYDLTLQGNTEKGLGGLINYPGVVTAVVPGDGTGSATFWVDEDGVGVKTPAQIVRDINLGLQGVNLATFEVEMADTILLPVEAYNYIAATPYSATTMETILSFVMRTNIYTMTTGRPLTIRTVRELGSAGVGAAAGTGRMVVYKNDQDYVKLHLPMPHQFLPVYQDGPLNWQVPGIFRTGGVELLTTVAFRYLDGISQPPTA; encoded by the coding sequence ATGAATATGATCGTCAACGACGCTCAGGCCTTGGCATTCGTCACAGGTCAGGCGTACCGCATCAACCAGACCGTCTACGAGACGCGGTTCCCGGATTGGGATTTCTCTCGCCTCATTTACGTGGACACGACGGGGCCGGCATGGTCGCCTGGCATCCTCACCTACACCTCCGACCTGACCGGCGCTGCAAAGTTCCAGTCCGGCTATGCCAAGGATATTCCGCTGGCCGACGTGTCGCAGGACATGCAGACCAAGAACTTCCATTTGGCAGCCATCGGCTACCAGTACAACATCGAGGAAATCAACACCGCCATCCAGATTGGTGCGTCTCTTCCGAACCGTCGCGCTCGTGCCGCTCGCTTGGCCTACACCAAGTTCATGTACGATCTGACGCTGCAGGGTAATACCGAGAAGGGCCTGGGCGGCCTGATCAACTACCCCGGTGTTGTCACTGCGGTTGTGCCGGGTGACGGCACGGGCTCCGCCACGTTCTGGGTGGATGAAGATGGCGTAGGCGTGAAAACGCCTGCACAGATTGTTCGCGACATCAATCTCGGCCTGCAGGGTGTGAACCTCGCAACGTTCGAAGTCGAGATGGCAGACACCATTCTCCTGCCGGTCGAAGCCTACAACTACATCGCTGCCACGCCGTACAGCGCGACGACGATGGAAACCATTCTGTCCTTCGTCATGCGAACCAACATCTACACGATGACCACTGGCCGCCCGCTGACGATCCGCACGGTGCGCGAGCTTGGCTCGGCCGGTGTGGGCGCTGCTGCCGGAACGGGCCGCATGGTCGTCTACAAGAACGATCAGGACTACGTGAAGCTTCACCTCCCGATGCCTCACCAGTTCCTGCCGGTTTATCAGGACGGCCCGCTCAACTGGCAGGTTCCTGGCATCTTCCGCACCGGCGGTGTGGAGCTGCTTACCACGGTCGCATTCCGGTATCTCGACGGCATCAGCCAGCCGCCGACAGCGTAA
- a CDS encoding DUF2213 domain-containing protein, whose amino-acid sequence MQFTDAVTVSGTRRTADGYLIAEAKSVRTGIQLYSGDEVGKPEMHVVRVYRPAEQVFADASLQSFTHAPVTMNHPDEAVTAENWKDLAIGEVSTAAKKDGDWVHLPLILKDAKAIAEVEAGKRELSAGYTCELVWGDGVTPDGQQFDATQTNIKINHLAVVTRARAGSQARIGDGASWGAAPFIPDHNPKKETIMTLKTVTVDGIPVEVTDQGAVVISTLQTRLADANAKAEKAEAAHTAAIAAKDAELAKKDAELDAIKAKVLSDADLDKRVQARADLIAVANVIAKDVKTEGLTDAAIRKAVVAAKLGDAAMSGKADAYIDARFDILAEDAKKEAGADPFARVVSDGLKPTGDAALANDAYSKSVSDLNAWRKEA is encoded by the coding sequence ATGCAATTCACCGACGCTGTAACGGTGTCCGGCACTCGTCGGACGGCCGACGGGTATCTTATTGCCGAAGCCAAGTCTGTTCGCACCGGCATCCAGCTTTATTCCGGCGATGAAGTGGGCAAGCCAGAGATGCATGTGGTCCGGGTTTACCGTCCCGCTGAGCAGGTATTTGCCGACGCCAGCCTTCAGAGCTTCACTCACGCTCCGGTGACAATGAACCACCCAGATGAGGCGGTGACTGCCGAGAATTGGAAAGACCTGGCCATTGGTGAGGTTAGCACGGCTGCGAAGAAGGACGGTGATTGGGTCCACCTGCCGCTGATCCTCAAGGATGCAAAGGCGATTGCAGAGGTCGAGGCTGGCAAGCGCGAGCTTTCCGCCGGCTATACCTGCGAATTGGTTTGGGGCGACGGCGTAACGCCCGATGGGCAGCAGTTCGACGCCACCCAGACCAACATCAAGATCAACCATCTCGCCGTGGTGACACGTGCTCGGGCTGGTTCTCAAGCTCGCATCGGTGACGGTGCGTCGTGGGGCGCTGCCCCTTTCATCCCTGATCACAATCCAAAGAAGGAAACGATCATGACCCTGAAGACGGTTACCGTCGATGGCATCCCGGTTGAAGTAACCGATCAGGGTGCCGTGGTTATCAGCACGCTGCAAACGCGGCTCGCTGATGCCAATGCGAAGGCTGAAAAGGCCGAGGCAGCCCACACCGCAGCGATTGCGGCCAAGGATGCTGAACTTGCCAAGAAGGATGCCGAACTCGACGCCATCAAGGCCAAGGTTCTCTCCGACGCCGATCTCGACAAGCGTGTGCAGGCGCGCGCCGATCTCATCGCCGTGGCGAACGTGATCGCCAAGGACGTGAAGACGGAAGGCCTGACGGACGCAGCCATTCGCAAGGCTGTTGTCGCCGCCAAGCTCGGTGATGCTGCGATGTCCGGCAAGGCTGATGCCTACATCGATGCTCGCTTCGACATCTTGGCAGAAGACGCCAAGAAGGAAGCCGGCGCCGATCCGTTTGCTCGTGTCGTCTCCGACGGCCTCAAGCCCACCGGTGACGCGGCGCTCGCCAACGACGCTTATTCCAAGAGCGTCTCCGATCTCAACGCCTGGCGCAAGGAGGCTTAA
- a CDS encoding DUF1073 domain-containing protein, whose protein sequence is MLFFDRLQNFVSGLGTAKDKRVGNAFVFQQIDPAQLVAMHRSDWMARKVVDIIPDDMTREWREWKADEAVVEAIEKVERAPQINIQAKVNEALQLARLRGGALLVLGVDSGKPEDELVIDRVGKDALKYVHVLGRDQVSYTEINRDITSAYYGEPTMWTFTSKTGGVVNIHPSRVIKFIGAPILDKSASPDEIWGDSILQVVYDAIQNAAASQEHTASLIPEAKTDVLYIPSLSKYLENEKTTQKLTERFTYANTMKSMFNMLLLEGDGNGAGEKWEQKTISFAQYPELLRQYLQVASGAADIPMVRFLQDAPSGLGSNGEVTLKNYYDRIGADQRNDLSPALWRFDEIAIRSATGGRDPKIYYEWAPLYSQTEKERAEVFKLNAEAARAIVGSGAGQELITREAVSKALISRIEEDGNLPGLAAAVEEYGAVEEQDPDEQELVAAVGQLDQTGDLG, encoded by the coding sequence ATGCTGTTTTTTGACCGCCTGCAGAACTTCGTGAGCGGCCTTGGGACAGCCAAGGACAAGCGAGTCGGCAATGCCTTCGTGTTCCAGCAGATCGACCCTGCCCAGCTTGTGGCCATGCACCGGTCTGACTGGATGGCCCGTAAGGTGGTGGATATCATCCCCGATGACATGACGAGGGAGTGGCGCGAGTGGAAGGCGGATGAGGCCGTTGTAGAAGCCATCGAGAAGGTGGAACGCGCGCCGCAGATCAACATCCAAGCCAAAGTCAACGAAGCGCTACAGCTTGCCCGGTTGCGTGGTGGTGCACTTCTCGTCCTCGGCGTTGATTCCGGCAAGCCTGAAGACGAGCTTGTTATTGATCGCGTTGGCAAGGATGCACTCAAATACGTCCACGTCCTCGGACGCGATCAGGTCAGCTACACGGAAATCAATCGAGATATCACGTCGGCTTACTACGGAGAGCCGACTATGTGGACATTCACCAGTAAGACCGGTGGAGTGGTCAATATCCACCCGTCGCGCGTGATTAAGTTCATCGGCGCCCCTATCCTTGACAAGTCGGCATCCCCGGACGAAATCTGGGGCGATAGTATTCTGCAGGTCGTCTACGACGCAATCCAGAACGCGGCGGCATCGCAGGAGCACACGGCATCCTTGATCCCGGAGGCGAAGACAGACGTTCTCTATATCCCGAGCTTGTCGAAGTATCTGGAAAACGAGAAGACCACACAGAAGCTCACCGAGCGCTTCACCTACGCCAACACCATGAAGAGCATGTTCAACATGCTGCTGCTTGAAGGCGACGGGAATGGTGCGGGCGAGAAGTGGGAACAGAAGACGATCAGCTTCGCGCAATATCCCGAGTTGCTCCGGCAGTACCTCCAGGTAGCATCCGGCGCGGCTGATATACCGATGGTCCGATTTCTTCAGGACGCACCCTCGGGCCTCGGTTCGAATGGCGAGGTGACGCTGAAGAACTATTACGACCGCATCGGCGCCGACCAGCGCAATGATCTGTCGCCGGCACTGTGGCGCTTCGATGAGATTGCCATCCGGTCGGCAACCGGCGGCCGCGACCCGAAGATTTACTACGAGTGGGCGCCGCTCTACAGCCAGACGGAAAAGGAACGGGCCGAGGTGTTCAAGCTGAACGCCGAAGCAGCCCGCGCTATTGTCGGCAGTGGGGCAGGGCAGGAGCTAATCACCCGCGAGGCTGTGTCTAAGGCGCTCATCTCTCGCATCGAGGAAGATGGCAATCTGCCTGGTCTTGCCGCAGCCGTCGAAGAATACGGCGCCGTCGAAGAGCAAGACCCTGATGAACAAGAGCTAGTCGCTGCAGTAGGACAGTTAGACCAGACGGGTGACCTTGGCTGA
- a CDS encoding PBSX family phage terminase large subunit, which translates to MASSVARRKALEGSSYLTNPALFDFWESVFFGENDIAVLHGGRSSSKTRDTACQLVRLVDHVRVKMRIMCIRRFQNRIQESVYTELKWAIGHLGLQHAFDVQKTTIIHIATGAEFIFYGIERNLEEIKGTSDIDILWVEEAEKLTADQWAVIAPTIRKEDSLAILLFNPKMVTDYVWKNFVINPPPHCVVHKIDYTENPFLSEKAKRDIASMQERDPELFEHIYGGVPLGDSELSIFKRRWLDACVDAHKVLKIELTGRNIIGFDPADDGEDKSATVDKIDGVFTDAEDWSSGKDQLVQNAKRVWAKAKHAGATVSYDTIGVGAFVGGYIDEQNEENAASVEHFAFHAGGAVMDPDEPSDTLNSNSPLNKHEYLNLKAQAWANTARRAMLTFNAVTRGQAIRTEDVLSFSSGMGKEKIDALFTELCVPWWVETEGKKRVVPKVKLKKDLGVKSHNLADALIAADNVNVGGFRYGMLDVV; encoded by the coding sequence ATGGCGTCAAGTGTTGCGCGGCGAAAAGCACTAGAGGGATCGAGCTACCTTACCAACCCGGCACTGTTCGACTTCTGGGAGAGTGTATTCTTCGGGGAGAATGACATTGCCGTTCTCCACGGTGGTCGCTCAAGCTCGAAGACAAGAGATACTGCCTGCCAACTCGTCCGCCTCGTTGATCATGTCCGGGTCAAGATGCGCATCATGTGCATCCGGCGATTTCAGAACCGCATTCAGGAATCGGTCTACACCGAGCTGAAATGGGCTATCGGTCATCTCGGGCTACAGCATGCCTTCGATGTTCAGAAGACGACGATCATCCACATCGCGACCGGCGCGGAGTTCATATTCTACGGGATCGAGCGCAACCTTGAGGAAATCAAGGGTACATCCGATATCGACATTCTGTGGGTTGAAGAGGCTGAAAAGCTTACCGCCGACCAGTGGGCCGTCATTGCCCCGACGATCCGCAAGGAAGACAGCCTTGCGATCCTCCTATTCAACCCGAAGATGGTCACGGACTACGTCTGGAAGAATTTCGTCATCAATCCGCCGCCGCACTGTGTGGTGCACAAGATTGATTATACCGAGAACCCGTTCCTTTCGGAGAAGGCCAAGCGCGACATTGCATCGATGCAAGAGCGCGACCCGGAGCTATTCGAGCACATCTATGGCGGCGTGCCGCTGGGTGACAGCGAACTATCGATATTCAAGCGCCGCTGGCTTGATGCCTGCGTGGATGCTCACAAAGTGCTCAAGATCGAACTGACCGGCCGAAATATCATCGGCTTCGACCCAGCCGACGATGGCGAGGACAAGAGCGCCACTGTTGACAAGATCGATGGCGTGTTCACTGACGCGGAAGACTGGTCATCAGGCAAGGATCAGCTTGTTCAGAATGCCAAGCGTGTATGGGCAAAAGCAAAGCATGCCGGCGCCACGGTTTCATACGATACCATCGGCGTTGGCGCCTTCGTCGGCGGCTATATCGATGAGCAGAACGAAGAGAACGCGGCGAGTGTTGAGCATTTCGCCTTCCATGCCGGCGGCGCTGTCATGGACCCAGATGAGCCGAGCGACACGCTTAACAGCAACAGCCCGCTCAACAAGCACGAATATCTGAACCTGAAGGCGCAGGCATGGGCGAACACAGCCCGCCGTGCCATGCTGACATTCAATGCCGTCACCAGAGGGCAGGCGATACGCACAGAGGACGTTTTGTCGTTCTCCTCGGGCATGGGCAAGGAAAAGATAGACGCGCTCTTCACAGAGCTTTGCGTGCCTTGGTGGGTCGAGACAGAAGGCAAGAAGCGCGTGGTTCCAAAGGTGAAGCTCAAGAAGGATCTGGGCGTCAAATCGCATAACCTGGCTGACGCACTGATCGCAGCCGATAACGTAAATGTTGGCGGTTTCCGCTACGGAATGTTGGATGTTGTCTAA